In the Catenovulum adriaticum genome, TACTGCTGAGGTGCCAGCGGATGGACCAAGTATGCTGACTGTAGAGGAAGGTCAAGGTGGTGTTATTGATACTGTAGTAGCTAATACCCCATTAATGGATTCTGATTTTGAAAGTGGTACAACTGTTACGCACAATAATTATAGAGTTGGAGGTTCTGACCTATTAGAAAGTGCGATTTTGTTAGATGGTTTGCGTTTAAGTATTGATGATTGGGAATTGGCTGATTCAGTTCCACCAGAAACTTCAGCGATTGAGATTGGGATTGGCTTTGAATTTTTGGAAACGCCTAACAGACCTAATGGCGATGGCACTTTAGGTGGAACCTGTATTGATGGAAGTGCTGCAGGTACCGATATCAATGATACAGATCCAAACGAAGGTTTTGGCTGTGATGACTATTTTATTTTAGAGCCGATTCCGGGAGTGGACTTTACGTTTAATGATGGCGGTGATTTAGATCCGAGTAATGATTACGTTGAATTTGTCATCGGTTTTGATTTAAATAGCATTTTAGCCCCAGGTTTTGCGGCAGCGAACAACCTGCAAACTCAATATGAAGTTGTCACTCGT is a window encoding:
- a CDS encoding THxN family PEP-CTERM protein, with translation MKNFTRRTLATLVLSSAMIGTSAQAAIVTSWNYLNEAGFIDASPSAVVESDFQAQNVLSQDTNRTLTWGTAEVPADGPSMLTVEEGQGGVIDTVVANTPLMDSDFESGTTVTHNNYRVGGSDLLESAILLDGLRLSIDDWELADSVPPETSAIEIGIGFEFLETPNRPNGDGTLGGTCIDGSAAGTDINDTDPNEGFGCDDYFILEPIPGVDFTFNDGGDLDPSNDYVEFVIGFDLNSILAPGFAAANNLQTQYEVVTRLTGLTVTTDYCGSQGVPCVGFATQELRDNELFADFAVRAVPEPETVALFGIGLLGLGLTARRRRK